From Cervus canadensis isolate Bull #8, Minnesota chromosome 28, ASM1932006v1, whole genome shotgun sequence, one genomic window encodes:
- the LOC122429433 gene encoding probable RNA-binding protein 18 isoform X1 has protein sequence MDAETKPLPLENASILSEGSLQEGHRLWIGNLDPKITEYHLLRLLQKFGTVKQFDFLFHKSGALEGQPRGYCFVNFETKQEAEQAIQCLNGKLDLSKKLVVRWAHAQVKRYDHNKNDKILPISLEPSSSTEPAQSNLSVTAKIKAMEAKLKMMAENPDAEYPAAPVYSYFKPPDKKRTTPYSRTAWKSRR, from the coding sequence ATGGATGCAGAAACCAAACCTCTTCCCCTGGAGAATGCATCCATCCTTTCAGAGGGCTCCCTACAGGAAGGGCACCGGTTATGGATTGGCAACTTGGACCCCAAAATCACAGAATACCATCTCCTCAGGCTGCTGCAGAAGTTTGGCACGGTGAAGCAGTTCGACTTCCTCTTCCACAAGTCAGGTGCCCTGGAGGGACAGCCTCGAGGGTACTGTTTCGTCAACTTTGAGACTAAGCAGGAAGCAGAACAGGCCATCCAGTGTCTCAATGGCAAGCTGGACCTGTCTAAGAAGCTGGTGGTGCGCTGGGCACATGCTCAAGTGAAGAGATACGATCATAACAAGAATGATAAGATCCTTCCAATTAGTCTTGAGCCGTCCTCAAGCACTGAGCCTGCGCAGTCTAACCTAAGTGTCACTGCAAAGATCAAAGCCATGGAAGCAAAGTTGAAAATGATGGCAGAAAACCCTGATGCAGAGTATCCAGCAGCGCCTGTTTATTCCTACTTCAAGCCACCAGATAAAAAAAGGACTACTCCTTATTCTCGAACAGCTTGGAAATCTCGAAGATGA
- the LOC122429433 gene encoding probable RNA-binding protein 18 isoform X2, translating to MDAETKPLPLENASILSEGSLQEGHRLWIGNLDPKITEYHLLRLLQKFGTVKQFDFLFHKSGALEGQPRGYCFVNFETKQRYDHNKNDKILPISLEPSSSTEPAQSNLSVTAKIKAMEAKLKMMAENPDAEYPAAPVYSYFKPPDKKRTTPYSRTAWKSRR from the exons ATGGATGCAGAAACCAAACCTCTTCCCCTGGAGAATGCATCCATCCTTTCAGAGGGCTCCCTACAGGAAGGGCACCGGTTATGGATTGGCAACTTGGACCCCAAAATCACAGAATACCATCTCCTCAGGCTGCTGCAGAAGTTTGGCACGGTGAAGCAGTTCGACTTCCTCTTCCACAAGTCAGGTGCCCTGGAGGGACAGCCTCGAGGGTACTGTTTCGTCAACTTTGAGACTAAGCAG AGATACGATCATAACAAGAATGATAAGATCCTTCCAATTAGTCTTGAGCCGTCCTCAAGCACTGAGCCTGCGCAGTCTAACCTAAGTGTCACTGCAAAGATCAAAGCCATGGAAGCAAAGTTGAAAATGATGGCAGAAAACCCTGATGCAGAGTATCCAGCAGCGCCTGTTTATTCCTACTTCAAGCCACCAGATAAAAAAAGGACTACTCCTTATTCTCGAACAGCTTGGAAATCTCGAAGATGA